Below is a window of Nicotiana tabacum cultivar K326 chromosome 19, ASM71507v2, whole genome shotgun sequence DNA.
ACCCTCCTTATCAATCCATATTCTCTAAGTTGGCTTATGGGGAGAGCCAGATGCTTGACAAGGCTTTTTATGAAGAGGAAGTCAAACGCCTTTGCCTGGCATTTGAACAACAGGTTTTCATACTGTGGAAATTGCTTAACTGTATTTGTGTAGAATCTCCGTGAACATTTTCTTGCTTGTTTGTGAAACATTTTCTGAAATCATGCAAAAGGATCTACAATgtgttatttgtttttttttttcaaaaaggatttcacttttttttttaagtttattctttattttttctctGATGGTGTGTTCTTTAAGTTTTCTCAagaacttcttttctttttcaagctGTCTTAAAAATGTGGTTTTAGCGTGTTTTTCAAATAAGTTCTTCCCGCAAAACTCACATATCTTCAGGGGGAAAAAACTTGCAACTATCCAAACACGTGTATTTTACACAAATCGTTTTCAAAAAGTTGTTCAAACAACTTAGAATTCCTAATCACACAGCAGCTTCGACCCCCTAGTCCTCCCAGTTCTCAAATTATACAAGAAAAAATCGTAAAGAATGTAAAGTGAAATATTATAATCTGTGTACTTCCCTCACTGATTCTCTCTACTCCTTTATTGCAGTTCCACTATGGTGTATTTTTTGCATATGTAAGGCTGAGAGAACAGGAGATTAGGAACTTAATGTGGATATCTGAATGTGTGGCTCAGAACCAGAAATCCAGAGTCCATGACAGTGTTGTTTTCATATTTTAATGATCTGGTAATTCAGATTATGTGCTCTCCATACTCTTTTGTATATCTGAGTTGCACTGCAGTTTGTTGATTAATATGAGTTATTCTCCGGGTAAAGGTTAACCTCAGCTGTGTGATGGGGGTCATGCTTCGAAAAGTTATCCTCCAGGAAACTTGCCAGTCCTTCTGCGCGCTTCCTGAGTTGTACTGTGAGTTGCGAAGAGATGTTCATTGTGTATCTTCTCTAATAAATTCAGTGTATGCATGGTTGAATATCATCTGGAATGATCCTTGGATTGATGTGTATCTGAAAATCTCTATTTTTGAACTTTATCACAATAAAATTCTGCAGTTGTGTTGAATACATAACTCTTTTTGTATGAAATCCTATTTTTATTATCATGTTCAGTAAAGCTTAAAAGTATTGTTATCTGCTATCCGAGGGCGTACGAAATTGAAATAGAGAACGTACgtgttaaatgatgaaactagTGCAAAGACCATAGATTCCTACTATCTTATTATTAATCCAAAAACATAAGTTATTGCTTCATTCGTCCCATTTCTTCTGCATGGTCTCCttagttttctctttctttcaattaaaCCTCCTTAGGAGAGTCATGAAATGGAGGgaaaacccaaaagaaaatgaattggTAAGAGTTGTCTGGCAACAGAAAGTATTAGAAATCTGAAGAACGAGTTTGTGTAATTTTTGCTGTTCTCATTTTCTATTTAGTTTTTAGCTGAATCAGAGTTTATTTATATAGCTTTCATTTCAAGTGGATAAAGAATGCAAACTGgatcagtctttaattttcaagtctcCGGTGTATCCACCGGAGTGTCATATACTTTTGTTGGTAAGAATATAATAATAACCTGTAACGAGTTGATCAAGTTATATATTGAAAGAGAAGATTAAGAGGAATAGAGTACTTGTAATCATACCTAATAACATGAGATAAACGAGAATTACTCAAAGGACCTAATCCACGATCAAGTACGCAAAGCAATTTATACAATTAAGTTTAATTTTCTTCCCCATAAAATAAAGCACAAACACAAAGtacatactaagataatattatGATTACTTTGTCAAAACATCATGTATACAGAAGGTATATGGCAAAcgaaattttcaagtgaaaaggGGAGATTACGGTAAGGATAGTAATCCAAAAGATACCTATTTGTACCCAAAATATGAGCTGTATGCCCTCTTTGCATATAGGTTAACTGCATAATCTTTTCCGTATATTCTACTACATACAAAAAAAGTTTAAGGGAGAAAAAGGTTTAAAGAGAAACAGGCTTAGATCTATTGGAGGCTTTGGTAGCCAATGTTACAAGAAACTCTCTATAGTCTCCTTGAGGAATACTTTCACAAATGGCAGTTTTAAGATCAACTCCATATTTCTTGTCGAAGGCCACTTGAATATCTTCCATGTCAACCTCTGCCCTACTTACCATTATTCTGATCAATGCTCCTTTATCCCTTGTTGTTCCCTTTAAGCATTCATACACCATCTGTGCAATACTCAACTCCATTCGTTTAGTTAATGACATTCctcattttgttttcattttttactttatATAGAATGATAAGTGGTAAATTCAAGGTGGTCAAGTCAGAGACAAGAGTCCCAAGAATTTGAGAAATTTGCGACTACATGCAGAATAGACATTAATGTTGAGAGCACTAATACCCATTGCTGAGTTAAAATAGGATGCCATCATTCATCAAGGGTGTGGAATCATGGTTGAAATTCTTGCACTCTTAaacataaatattttattttaaaaaacaagTGTTTATCCCCTTTAGTGGTCCCACATTAGTCTAAACTTTTGGATACTGATGAAGGGCTAAACAGAATAAAGTTGGAAATAGTTTTTTCTACAAATAGGAGGTGACTCCATCAAAGCATATGAATGAATGAAAAACTACCTGAGAAAAATACTTTGTGGGGCTGCAGATGTATTTGACTACTGCTTCCAGTGCTTCCTCCAAGTCTCCacattttccaaatttcaaataCTACAATAAAGCTTTGTTAACAAGGAAATATCGACAAGTAAAAAGAAAACAGAATTCCCAAAATGATTACTAAAACTAACAATGTGAAATTAGTAAAAGAAAAGGAACTTAAACTCTTGAAATCTTCCTTTCCACTGTTAAAGTTTACATATTAAACACAATTGCAAAAACTCATTATCTTCTTAGACCTACTTACTCATTATCTATTCATCCCTGCCTATTTATGCAACCTAAGGAAAGGAAAACTGCCTGGACCATTTCTTGCTTGGTATGCAAAATGGAAAATCAATATATCTCTCTCTAGGGTCCACATATTGTTTCTCCAAAACAAAAACACTTATTGAAGTTGTCCCCCTGTTCTCTTTTTAAACCAAACACAGAAATTTATTGACTTTGTTTGGAAACTAAGGGAATAGTAACATTGTTGGTTCTTCTAATTCAAGATTAGAGATCTCACTTTTTATGAATGGTTAcatgtaaatattttttgaatgaCCTAATCCTTTAAACCATGGTTGTATATAAGCTAAGCTCTTTTTATTTATCTCTCTTGTCaggtttttgtttttctttgtgccgGACCTTATCTACTTATTACTGTTAGTGCTTTGCACCTACTCTCTGGTTCTTATGTTGCTGTCATTACTTCTGTTTTCTGTCGATagtactgatatattgtctctcttttgagccgagggtcttccggAAACAGCATCTCTATCcccgggtaggggtaaggtatgcatacactctaccctccccagaccccacttgtgaaattttactgggttgttgttgttgttgtctcttGTCTTGATTTCTATTAAAGAGAATATAGCTCTCGTTTGGCTATAGATTTTGCTaagtttttttcaaaacaaatttggcaAAACATGGTTGTTTATAGATTTTATCCATGTTTTGAcacattttgaaaacaaaattttcaaatcccaaaactaGCACTAGAACTATTTTTGCCCAAAATATTACTGTTTgattttttaacaattttaaaagttaccccaaacttttgtattttataaaaaaactaTCATCTATTATGACCCAACTAATTACTATCATTTTCCTTTGGACTGATGGATCTTGTAATATTATTACAATTTGACGAATTATAGTAGCTAGTAATTGTGTTATTAGCAGTTGATATTAAAATATCAAGTTATGGTTTTAGGATAGTGTACTATGTAgttaattataaaaatgataattttgtgcCAAACTTATCTATCTTCAGGACTATGatttgtgataatgataatgaatgaCATCGATGAAGGTTCTGCATATACAGGATTAGCAAGTTTGTTTGTTTGGTATTGCTGAATAtttttgatagtttttagaacttatgAGTATAAGTCACATTTCATGTTTTTTCTACAAACACAAAAagtgaaatatatttttaaaaattatgtccaaacagattttcatcttcaaaccaaactttacCCAAATCagagttttaaaataaatttgggaaactATGGTCAAACGCTGGCATAGTAAAAAGTCTGGGAAAAGGAAGCAGTAGAAGAGACTTACTTTAGCATAACTATGGCCATAAATGTGTTTATAGCTAGAAAAGGTGAGTTTGAGCTGTGGAATGCTTCTTTTACTGAGAATCTCCAAGACAACAGCTTCATCAACAGTGACACCTGTTCTTCCCTCCCCTGTTTGGTATAATCTCCTTGCATCACACTTGCCTATGTGTTGGCTAATATCAGCATTGTGTGCTTTGTGTGATGCTGATAATGCCATTAGTATCTACCaaaaaaatacaataattaaaaatCATCATAAATTTTTGAACCCAAAGAAGATTAAAGTTAAAAAAGTCTCTTTATAAATTTCCAAAAAAAGATGTTGCTAAAGAGGTTGGAATAATAATCATAAACCACTGTGCATCGCATACAGAGCAATCTGTTAGCTAAAGCTTTGCGTGCTTCGGGTGTTGCTGATAATGTAGTCCCCTACACTACTACCAACCAAATCAATCCATACATGgatgcaaaaagaaagaaagaatatcataattttaagaagaaaaacaaatgtTCCCAGAGGAATGAAAAATGACTTTTCTGAaccaaaaatctggaaaaaataaATCATCATAAATTGGTCACAATTTTTTGCAAAAAGTTATTAAAAAAGAACGAAATAAAAGGGGCTATGAAAACAAATTTTCACCATACACGGAGCAAAACCTGAATGTTCCAAGCAAATCAGAAGAAGAAAAGAGGTGGgcgattttgtttttgttttttttcctctTCTGAGATATTGAAATGAGCATCAGAAATGGCACCCAAAAAAACATCGAAAAGAAACATAAAAAGGttaaaaacaaaaaggaacaaaaagaagaAGGATCGAGTGGAATCTCTTGATAAGCCCCTATCTTCTAGTATAATGTCTGATAAGCCAAAAGAAAAGAGGGAattgtttttcttactttttgaCAAGGATGAGGAGGTTCAATGGAGGAAATGTCATTGTCCAAATGTCTTCTAAACTTTGTCAAATAAGCTTGTCGAATCAGAGTAACATGGCTAGATTTTCTACAGGTAAATATCTCCATTAAAGCTCTGTAATTGACCTCATTCTCCTCTAATGCTTCCCTTGCCACATCTGCATCACGCTGGTGCGGATTTTGCAACAACATGGCCAACCCCAAAGCTGCCATTGATGATGATGaagtattactattactattagtAGAAGATGAAATTAGTGGATCATTTCTGTGGATGCTATTTTGGAAACCGAGAAAAGGATCTTCTCCATACAACTCCATGTATTTATCTTTTGATTTTGTGGCGTTGGTTGGTGTTTAGAGCAGCTACAACTTGGATCAAGTGGTTCTTTAGCTCACAACAACTGTGAAGCTCTTGGCAAATAGTTTAACACATTTCGCTTGataatgacattttatttttgttgGTGTAGTGGATTTGTGAAAAGGAGTCAACTAAGGTGAATGGACTAAATGGGATAACATACTTGGACACCACGGAAAAGATAGCTAGCACTCCAACtaccttttctttttgtttttctgttttttcctttctttctttctggaTCAATTTGATTTTTGTGTGCACTCAAATATTTTTATCAAATGTTTGTTACTTACCTTTCACTAGCATATATGATATAGGAGTATATGGAATAACATTGTCTAGACAGATGGAAATAAATTGTTTACTAAGTAATGTTTTTTGTTTCTACTTGCATATCTAACCTTCTATAATTTTCATCAACTTCATTAATAGTTCGACTACACTAGTAAGTGCGTAGGtggaatttctttaattatttttttactctTTGTATTTTAAGTTGGGGTGGGACCATGAATAGTATTCCCTCCTTTCAATTTTATAGAATTTTTTATCCACTTAATCcttttttaactattatttaaaaaaagcatcatttattgtttattccataaataacacttttttttcattattagcatattacaaaaattaagcctaacattcatcttcttcactccattttttaaaatctgatgcatatgtgaatgccacctaaattcaagatgtaattgatttatacgtcttttatactttgtatatcaagtatcactttaattcaaaatgtatttttatgtatataatttttgtatatttatttgtgaagtgccatcttattttaagatgtatttttaatgtatatttcaaatatattttatatgtcaagtgccattttaattcaggatgtattttttatatatatgttttttgtatatttatatgccatcttaattaaatttaagatatattattttatatatatttcacatgtctaagtgtcatcttaattgaagatctattttttatgtatattttttgtatattttatatgtgttaattcaatatatatatattttgtatatattaatattttttatatacgttttgtatatattaacgtatattattatcgaagtaagatctttatgttaagaaaggaagaaagaaggaagagaaagataattaaaaagaaaacaaatggaacaaatttagaaaatatattggcttcggcagaaaataaaattaagaagatgaagaaaaagaaggaaagctaatagataaagagaaaaaaaggcatgatttttgtacaaagaattattgactttccattcaaattgcttatgtttagagattaataattaatattcctattttaatggaactgtgtgctacaaatataaatattttcctgCCACAATTGTAATATTGGATTTCATGCTacgaatttgttatatttcttttaaattgtGACAGTTATGTAAAGTTCCCCAATTTATATGAATATTTTTGCTTTTCGAAATTCAAACTATGTAAACTTTGACCAGTATTTTAAAATGCATTTTTCATCATGTTGATATGAGAAGAATTGCAGTACATTTCGTATAAATTTTTAGtatcttttaatttttaaatatttagttaACCTTAATCCAATTTAGCTTCAAAAATTAATCAAATTGATTCTCAAAAAGCAAAAACGTTCCCATAAATTAAAACTGGGGAGTAATGAATAACAAATTAGAAGATGGTGAGAAAGTTTTGATGACATTGAAATGTTACACCTAAGTTATGCATGGGGAGACAGAGAAGAAGATACTTCCCTAAATTAAGTGGCAAGTGGCAAGTGGCAAGTAGGAAATTAAAGCCCATTTTCTTGAAAACTTTGAGTTAGTGAAAGTAACTAACGCAAATTCGAAAGGAATCTCAGTACGTGTGATTAAGCGTTTAATGTGGATTGTAGGAGTAGGTAATCCTTTTCGCCTTTAGATAGTCTAAGTTTTCCATCATTTGCTGCTTGAACCTTTTCCTAATGCTAATTTACATCTTAGTTAATGAGCTAGAAAGTCTATTTTAATTTGACCGATTGCTATGATTACTTCTGCAATTTACATAAATTTCATTAAAAGACCTTGACAAGAACGTAGGACAATTTTTTTGTAAAGTAAATGTATAACTTTTACCGTAATTTGGTTGATACAAGGAATTATAACGTAGTTATTGTTTATGTAGTGGTTAGTAATGAGGAGATTTCTATACATGAATTAGTTAATTTTGAAGGgtattttttctttaaatatttaaTTCCCGCATTATTaatatacatattattattctataTTTTATTCTGCATAAAATAATACACAAATTTCAATTAACT
It encodes the following:
- the LOC107769028 gene encoding uncharacterized protein LOC107769028 → MELYGEDPFLGFQNSIHRNDPLISSSTNSNSNTSSSSMAALGLAMLLQNPHQRDADVAREALEENEVNYRALMEIFTCRKSSHVTLIRQAYLTKFRRHLDNDISSIEPPHPCQKILMALSASHKAHNADISQHIGKCDARRLYQTGEGRTGVTVDEAVVLEILSKRSIPQLKLTFSSYKHIYGHSYAKYLKFGKCGDLEEALEAVVKYICSPTKYFSQMVYECLKGTTRDKGALIRIMVSRAEVDMEDIQVAFDKKYGVDLKTAICESIPQGDYREFLVTLATKASNRSKPVSL